Sequence from the Halopelagius inordinatus genome:
CGTCGACACCGCCGAGGAGTTCTGAGAGGCGGGCCGAACCCGGCCGTTCGCCGAGCGACTGTCCCTTTTTACGGCACGACCGAACGTCTTCGATACTGTCTCATCTTTCGGCGGTCGCGAGTCCACTATAAACAGGTGGGGCGTTTTCGTCCAGGTGTGAGGTGACCACGATGCTGCAAACTACTCGGCGGCGGACGTTACAGGCGCTCGGACTCGGCGGCGTGGCGGCAGTCGCCGGTTGTGCGTCGGAGGCACCGGCCGCAGAGCAGACCCAACAGGAGCAAACGACGATGAAGCAACAGACGAAACAGGCCGTGGACCGAGTGGCGGCGGACCCGACGGACATCCCCGGTCCGATAGAGCGGACCGAACCAGCCGAGGTGGACGTGACGCTGACTGCGGAGGAGGTGACGGCCGAGATAGAAGACGGCGTGACGTTCGAGTTCATGACCTACGGGGGGCAGATACCCGGCCCGTTCGTGCGGGTTCGGCAGGGTGACACGGTGAACCTGACGTTCGAGAACCCCGAGTCGAACGCGATGCCGCACAACGTGGACTTCCACGCCGTCGCCGGGCCCGGGGGCGGGGCGGAAGCGACGATGACCGCGCCGGGCGAGACGGCCGAACTCCGATTCAAGGCCACCTACCCCGGCGCGTACATCTACCACTGCGCGGTGCCGAACATGGACATGCACATCTCGGCGGGCATGTTCGGTATCATCCTCGTCGAACCGAAAGACGGCATGGAGGAGGTAGACGAGGAACTGTACATCGGCCAACACGAGGTGTACACCGACAAGGAAACCGGCCAAGAGGGGAAACACGGCTTCTCGGTGGACGCGATGGCCGACGAGGACCCGACGTACGTGTTGATGAACGGCGAG
This genomic interval carries:
- the nirK gene encoding copper-containing nitrite reductase, giving the protein MLQTTRRRTLQALGLGGVAAVAGCASEAPAAEQTQQEQTTMKQQTKQAVDRVAADPTDIPGPIERTEPAEVDVTLTAEEVTAEIEDGVTFEFMTYGGQIPGPFVRVRQGDTVNLTFENPESNAMPHNVDFHAVAGPGGGAEATMTAPGETAELRFKATYPGAYIYHCAVPNMDMHISAGMFGIILVEPKDGMEEVDEELYIGQHEVYTDKETGQEGKHGFSVDAMADEDPTYVLMNGEKYATTPKKYGPAATVETGDTARVFFVTGGPNLGSSFHPIGNVWEKLYPEGSLSNDPQRHIQTRLVPPGSTAITTMDFPVPGDYKLVDHSLSRVARKGCLSIVRAEGEDNPEVFDPDP